A stretch of the Hypomesus transpacificus isolate Combined female chromosome 12, fHypTra1, whole genome shotgun sequence genome encodes the following:
- the hmbox1a gene encoding homeobox-containing protein 1a isoform X3, whose amino-acid sequence MSQYSDEPRFTIEQIDLLQRLRRTGMTKPEILHALNTLERLDQQHGHKFPHRPPHLGLSANINPNTTSSSSSANSVTASSSTISTATQTAAYRGNGLSASPSNNYDGSPPSPQAPAPTAIAGVAAQNGRVSSEGLVVMTNGKGSPPRFPVSVSTVSGTVGGRGFVYEPSEDDVDIEDKVEELMRRDSAIIKEEIKTFLGNRRISQAVVAQVTGISQSRISHWLLQQGSDLSEQKKRAFYRWYQMEKTTPGATLTMRPTPLAMEDVVEWHQTPPPISSTQGSFRLRRGSRFTWRKECLAVMESYFNENQYPDEAKREEISNACNAVIQKPGKKLSDLERVTSLKVYNWFANRRKEIKRRANIAILESHGIDVQSPGGHSNSDDIDSNEFPDQACEVSSLFEKRVVTRPYGLSRLDLSSPTQVPTLLPSWLAAWPSPAKGAMAAFRGSSLVGRASLPGVGQQAEGTRLTGVSWSPPSPSLQDESTNHSEQQDPITLAVEMAAVNHSILALATQAGSVARGTGSDIKTEMLDED is encoded by the exons ATGTCTCAGTACTCTGATGAGCCCAGGTTCACCATCGAGCAGATCGACTTACTGCAGCGTCTCAGGAGGACAGGAATGACAAAGCCTGAGATCCTCCATGCCCTCAACACCCTGGAGCGTCTTGACCAACAGCACGGACACAAGTTCCCCCACAGGCCCCCCCACCTGGGCCTCTCAGCCAATATCAACCCAAACAcgacttcctcttcctcctccgccaATAGCGTGACAGcttcctcctctaccatctccaCTGCCACCCAGACCGCTGCGTACCGGGGTAACGGGCTCTCGGCGTCGCCTAGCAACAACTATGACGGCTCCCCGCCCTCCCCGCAGGCCCCGGCCCCCACTGCCATAGCGGGTGTGGCGGCCCAGAACGGGCGTGTCAGCAGTGAGGGGCTGGTCGTCATGACGAATGGGAAGGGGTCTCCGCCGCGGTTTCCTGTGAGCGTGAGCACGGTTAGCGGTACTGTCGGGGGGAGGGGCTTTGTGTACGAGCCCAGCGAGGATGATGTGGACATAGAGGACAaggtggaggagctgatgag ACGGGACAGTGCCATCATCAAGGAAGAGATCAAGACCTTCCTTGGGAATAGGCGTATTTCTCAGGCAGTAGttgcacaggtcacag gTATCAGTCAGAGTCGTATCTCCCACTGGCTCCTCCAACAAGGCTCAGACCTCAGTGAGCAGAAGAAGCGGGCCTTCTACCGCTGGTACCAGATGGAGAAGACCACGCCTG GTGCCACTCTAACCATGCGGCCAACGCCATTGGCCATGGAGGACGTGGTGGAGTGGCATCAGACCCCGCCCCCCATAAGCTCCACTCAAGGAAGCTTCCGTCTACGACGAGGAAGTCGCTTCACCTGGCGGAAGGAATGCCTGGCTGTTATggaaag CTACTTCAATGAAAACCAGTACCCTGATGAGgccaagagagaggagatatCCAATGCCTGCAACGCCGTCATCCAGAAACCAG GGAAGAAGCTATCTGATCTTGAGAGGGTAACCTCTCTGAAGGTCTACAACTGGTTTGCTAACCGCAGGAAGGAGATCAAGAGACGAGCCAACATAG CAATCCTGGAAAGCCATGGCATCGATGTTCAGAGTCCAGGAGGCCACTCCAACAGTGATGACATTGACAGCAACGAGTTTCCAGACCAG GCCTGTGAGGTGTCCTCCCTGTTTGAGAAAAGAGTAGTGACCCGACCCTACGGTCTGAGTAGACTAGACCTCTCGTCTCCTACACAG GTGCCGACCCTCCTACccagctggctggctgcctggccCAGTCCGGCCAAGGGGGCCATGGCCGCATTCAGGGGCAGTTCTCTGGTTGGTCGTGCCTCTCTGCCAGGGGTGGGGCAACAGGCAGAGGGTACCAGACTGACTGGCGTCTCctggtctcccccctccccatccctacAGGACGAGTCGACCAATCACAGCGAGCAGCAGGACCCCATAACCCTGGCAGTGGAAATGGCAGCTGTCAATCACAGCATCCTGGCCCTCGCCACACAAGCGGGGAGTGTGGCTAGGGGGACTGGAAGTGACATAAAGACTGAGATGCTGGATGAGGACTGA
- the hmbox1a gene encoding homeobox-containing protein 1a isoform X1: protein MSQYSDEPRFTIEQIDLLQRLRRTGMTKPEILHALNTLERLDQQHGHKFPHRPPHLGLSANINPNTTSSSSSANSVTASSSTISTATQTAAYRGNGLSASPSNNYDGSPPSPQAPAPTAIAGVAAQNGRVSSEGLVVMTNGKGSPPRFPVSVSTVSGTVGGRGFVYEPSEDDVDIEDKVEELMRRDSAIIKEEIKTFLGNRRISQAVVAQVTGISQSRISHWLLQQGSDLSEQKKRAFYRWYQMEKTTPGATLTMRPTPLAMEDVVEWHQTPPPISSTQGSFRLRRGSRFTWRKECLAVMESYFNENQYPDEAKREEISNACNAVIQKPGKKLSDLERVTSLKVYNWFANRRKEIKRRANIEAAILESHGIDVQSPGGHSNSDDIDSNEFPDQACEVSSLFEKRVVTRPYGLSRLDLSSPTQVPTLLPSWLAAWPSPAKGAMAAFRGSSLVGRASLPGVGQQAEGTRLTGVSWSPPSPSLQDESTNHSEQQDPITLAVEMAAVNHSILALATQAGSVARGTGSDIKTEMLDED from the exons ATGTCTCAGTACTCTGATGAGCCCAGGTTCACCATCGAGCAGATCGACTTACTGCAGCGTCTCAGGAGGACAGGAATGACAAAGCCTGAGATCCTCCATGCCCTCAACACCCTGGAGCGTCTTGACCAACAGCACGGACACAAGTTCCCCCACAGGCCCCCCCACCTGGGCCTCTCAGCCAATATCAACCCAAACAcgacttcctcttcctcctccgccaATAGCGTGACAGcttcctcctctaccatctccaCTGCCACCCAGACCGCTGCGTACCGGGGTAACGGGCTCTCGGCGTCGCCTAGCAACAACTATGACGGCTCCCCGCCCTCCCCGCAGGCCCCGGCCCCCACTGCCATAGCGGGTGTGGCGGCCCAGAACGGGCGTGTCAGCAGTGAGGGGCTGGTCGTCATGACGAATGGGAAGGGGTCTCCGCCGCGGTTTCCTGTGAGCGTGAGCACGGTTAGCGGTACTGTCGGGGGGAGGGGCTTTGTGTACGAGCCCAGCGAGGATGATGTGGACATAGAGGACAaggtggaggagctgatgag ACGGGACAGTGCCATCATCAAGGAAGAGATCAAGACCTTCCTTGGGAATAGGCGTATTTCTCAGGCAGTAGttgcacaggtcacag gTATCAGTCAGAGTCGTATCTCCCACTGGCTCCTCCAACAAGGCTCAGACCTCAGTGAGCAGAAGAAGCGGGCCTTCTACCGCTGGTACCAGATGGAGAAGACCACGCCTG GTGCCACTCTAACCATGCGGCCAACGCCATTGGCCATGGAGGACGTGGTGGAGTGGCATCAGACCCCGCCCCCCATAAGCTCCACTCAAGGAAGCTTCCGTCTACGACGAGGAAGTCGCTTCACCTGGCGGAAGGAATGCCTGGCTGTTATggaaag CTACTTCAATGAAAACCAGTACCCTGATGAGgccaagagagaggagatatCCAATGCCTGCAACGCCGTCATCCAGAAACCAG GGAAGAAGCTATCTGATCTTGAGAGGGTAACCTCTCTGAAGGTCTACAACTGGTTTGCTAACCGCAGGAAGGAGATCAAGAGACGAGCCAACATAG AAGCAGCAATCCTGGAAAGCCATGGCATCGATGTTCAGAGTCCAGGAGGCCACTCCAACAGTGATGACATTGACAGCAACGAGTTTCCAGACCAG GCCTGTGAGGTGTCCTCCCTGTTTGAGAAAAGAGTAGTGACCCGACCCTACGGTCTGAGTAGACTAGACCTCTCGTCTCCTACACAG GTGCCGACCCTCCTACccagctggctggctgcctggccCAGTCCGGCCAAGGGGGCCATGGCCGCATTCAGGGGCAGTTCTCTGGTTGGTCGTGCCTCTCTGCCAGGGGTGGGGCAACAGGCAGAGGGTACCAGACTGACTGGCGTCTCctggtctcccccctccccatccctacAGGACGAGTCGACCAATCACAGCGAGCAGCAGGACCCCATAACCCTGGCAGTGGAAATGGCAGCTGTCAATCACAGCATCCTGGCCCTCGCCACACAAGCGGGGAGTGTGGCTAGGGGGACTGGAAGTGACATAAAGACTGAGATGCTGGATGAGGACTGA
- the hmbox1a gene encoding homeobox-containing protein 1a isoform X2, whose protein sequence is MSQYSDEPRFTIEQIDLLQRLRRTGMTKPEILHALNTLERLDQQHGHKFPHRPPHLGLSANINPNTTSSSSSANSVTASSSTISTATQTAAYRGNGLSASPSNNYDGSPPSPQAPAPTAIAGVAAQNGRVSSEGLVVMTNGKGSPPRFPVSVSTVSGTVGGRGFVYEPSEDDVDIEDKVEELMRRDSAIIKEEIKTFLGNRRISQAVVAQVTGISQSRISHWLLQQGSDLSEQKKRAFYRWYQMEKTTPGATLTMRPTPLAMEDVVEWHQTPPPISSTQGSFRLRRGSRFTWRKECLAVMESYFNENQYPDEAKREEISNACNAVIQKPGKKLSDLERVTSLKVYNWFANRRKEIKRRANIAAILESHGIDVQSPGGHSNSDDIDSNEFPDQACEVSSLFEKRVVTRPYGLSRLDLSSPTQVPTLLPSWLAAWPSPAKGAMAAFRGSSLVGRASLPGVGQQAEGTRLTGVSWSPPSPSLQDESTNHSEQQDPITLAVEMAAVNHSILALATQAGSVARGTGSDIKTEMLDED, encoded by the exons ATGTCTCAGTACTCTGATGAGCCCAGGTTCACCATCGAGCAGATCGACTTACTGCAGCGTCTCAGGAGGACAGGAATGACAAAGCCTGAGATCCTCCATGCCCTCAACACCCTGGAGCGTCTTGACCAACAGCACGGACACAAGTTCCCCCACAGGCCCCCCCACCTGGGCCTCTCAGCCAATATCAACCCAAACAcgacttcctcttcctcctccgccaATAGCGTGACAGcttcctcctctaccatctccaCTGCCACCCAGACCGCTGCGTACCGGGGTAACGGGCTCTCGGCGTCGCCTAGCAACAACTATGACGGCTCCCCGCCCTCCCCGCAGGCCCCGGCCCCCACTGCCATAGCGGGTGTGGCGGCCCAGAACGGGCGTGTCAGCAGTGAGGGGCTGGTCGTCATGACGAATGGGAAGGGGTCTCCGCCGCGGTTTCCTGTGAGCGTGAGCACGGTTAGCGGTACTGTCGGGGGGAGGGGCTTTGTGTACGAGCCCAGCGAGGATGATGTGGACATAGAGGACAaggtggaggagctgatgag ACGGGACAGTGCCATCATCAAGGAAGAGATCAAGACCTTCCTTGGGAATAGGCGTATTTCTCAGGCAGTAGttgcacaggtcacag gTATCAGTCAGAGTCGTATCTCCCACTGGCTCCTCCAACAAGGCTCAGACCTCAGTGAGCAGAAGAAGCGGGCCTTCTACCGCTGGTACCAGATGGAGAAGACCACGCCTG GTGCCACTCTAACCATGCGGCCAACGCCATTGGCCATGGAGGACGTGGTGGAGTGGCATCAGACCCCGCCCCCCATAAGCTCCACTCAAGGAAGCTTCCGTCTACGACGAGGAAGTCGCTTCACCTGGCGGAAGGAATGCCTGGCTGTTATggaaag CTACTTCAATGAAAACCAGTACCCTGATGAGgccaagagagaggagatatCCAATGCCTGCAACGCCGTCATCCAGAAACCAG GGAAGAAGCTATCTGATCTTGAGAGGGTAACCTCTCTGAAGGTCTACAACTGGTTTGCTAACCGCAGGAAGGAGATCAAGAGACGAGCCAACATAG CAGCAATCCTGGAAAGCCATGGCATCGATGTTCAGAGTCCAGGAGGCCACTCCAACAGTGATGACATTGACAGCAACGAGTTTCCAGACCAG GCCTGTGAGGTGTCCTCCCTGTTTGAGAAAAGAGTAGTGACCCGACCCTACGGTCTGAGTAGACTAGACCTCTCGTCTCCTACACAG GTGCCGACCCTCCTACccagctggctggctgcctggccCAGTCCGGCCAAGGGGGCCATGGCCGCATTCAGGGGCAGTTCTCTGGTTGGTCGTGCCTCTCTGCCAGGGGTGGGGCAACAGGCAGAGGGTACCAGACTGACTGGCGTCTCctggtctcccccctccccatccctacAGGACGAGTCGACCAATCACAGCGAGCAGCAGGACCCCATAACCCTGGCAGTGGAAATGGCAGCTGTCAATCACAGCATCCTGGCCCTCGCCACACAAGCGGGGAGTGTGGCTAGGGGGACTGGAAGTGACATAAAGACTGAGATGCTGGATGAGGACTGA